Proteins from one bacterium genomic window:
- a CDS encoding type II toxin-antitoxin system Phd/YefM family antitoxin: protein MNSMEPVTELKSRSSQLIQQTHETQQPIIITQNGRATAVLMDIQAYERQRKVLHLLKILAQGDQVYLHGRYIRHSAAQQHFQRKLEGMQSHA, encoded by the coding sequence ATGAATTCCATGGAGCCCGTCACCGAGTTGAAATCACGGTCATCCCAACTCATCCAACAAACACATGAGACTCAACAGCCGATCATCATTACGCAGAATGGGCGAGCCACAGCAGTATTGATGGATATTCAGGCCTATGAACGCCAGCGAAAGGTCCTTCACTTGCTGAAGATCCTTGCTCAGGGTGATCAGGTCTATCTCCACGGGCGTTACATCCGGCATTCTGCAGCCCAGCAGCACTTCCAGCGGAAACTGGAGGGCATGCAGAGCCATGCCTGA
- a CDS encoding type II toxin-antitoxin system RelE/ParE family toxin, with protein sequence MPDMFKIVWSEIAISDLDSILDYIAYEDSVESAQNVYAKIELKVNSLAQSPCRCRVVPELQEIGVSEFRENLWGPYRICFRIYHQTVVLVAIVDSRRNLEEFLVERSLLFT encoded by the coding sequence ATGCCTGACATGTTCAAAATTGTTTGGTCGGAAATCGCGATCTCAGACTTGGACTCCATACTTGATTATATCGCCTATGAAGATTCGGTTGAATCGGCGCAGAACGTGTATGCGAAAATTGAGCTCAAGGTCAATTCTCTGGCTCAGAGTCCCTGCCGCTGCCGGGTGGTTCCTGAATTGCAGGAGATAGGCGTGTCGGAATTCAGAGAGAATCTTTGGGGTCCTTATCGGATTTGCTTTCGGATATACCACCAAACGGTGGTTCTCGTTGCCATCGTGGATAGCCGACGAAATCTGGAAGAATTCTTGGTGGAACGATCGCTCTTGTTCACGTGA